In Thermofilaceae archaeon, a genomic segment contains:
- the larE gene encoding ATP-dependent sacrificial sulfur transferase LarE: MTSPGSQPNKLERLIEWFKELGGPVVVAFSGGVDSSLVLKAAAEALGPSQVYAVTVESPLHPASEIRVAREVASRLGVNHVVVRGDELEDDNVVSNPPNRCYYCKKRIVAKMKEVAARVGAVAIVDGTNAEDLMGHRPGLKALREEGVRSPLLELGFTKSEVRAAARALGLPNWDKPSAACLASRIPYGVRITVDKLSRIERAEELVRAITGARVVRVRDHGDVARIEVGREERKLLFSEEIMDALARELKNLGWRYVALDLEGYRTGSLDEVLERAAAPEA; this comes from the coding sequence GTGACCTCCCCGGGGAGTCAACCCAATAAGCTCGAGAGGCTGATCGAGTGGTTCAAGGAGCTGGGCGGCCCCGTTGTGGTAGCCTTCTCCGGAGGCGTGGACAGCAGCCTGGTTCTGAAGGCCGCTGCTGAGGCTCTCGGCCCCTCCCAGGTGTACGCGGTGACGGTTGAAAGCCCTCTCCACCCGGCTTCAGAAATCAGGGTTGCGAGGGAGGTGGCCTCGCGACTGGGGGTCAACCACGTAGTCGTACGGGGTGACGAGCTCGAGGACGACAATGTCGTGAGCAACCCGCCCAACCGCTGCTACTACTGCAAGAAGAGGATCGTCGCTAAGATGAAGGAGGTGGCTGCCCGGGTCGGGGCGGTGGCGATTGTCGACGGTACCAACGCGGAGGACTTGATGGGCCACAGGCCGGGCCTCAAAGCGCTGAGGGAGGAGGGTGTGAGGAGCCCGCTCCTCGAGCTCGGTTTCACGAAGAGCGAAGTCCGAGCCGCAGCCAGAGCCCTGGGTCTACCGAACTGGGATAAGCCGTCGGCAGCCTGCCTGGCGTCCAGGATCCCCTACGGCGTGAGGATCACCGTGGATAAGCTCTCCAGGATCGAGAGGGCTGAGGAGCTGGTGAGAGCCATCACGGGCGCGCGGGTCGTCAGGGTGAGGGATCACGGCGATGTAGCGAGGATCGAGGTGGGGAGGGAGGAGAGGAAGCTCCTCTTCTCCGAGGAAATCATGGACGCGCTGGCGCGCGAGCTCAAAAACCTCGGCTGGAGGTACGTCGCTCTAGACCTGGAGGGCTACAGGACGGGCAGTCTGGATGAAGTGCTGGAGAGAGCGGCTGCGCCAGAAGCCTAA
- a CDS encoding serine hydrolase — protein sequence MLPSGRPEEHGFDPERLATVDHLLTRLVEAGCFPGAVLLVARSGRVVLRRAYGYSQLFPEKRPMTTDAVFDLASLTKVVATTPVVLRLVERGELSLDDPVSTYFPAFSSGSKARVRVWHLLTHTSGLPAHLPLYSLLSRREEVYSYVASVNLEYEPGSKVVYSDLGFILLGRIIEMVTGESLDRVVSELVLKPLGMRETTFNPEGDLKERAVATEFCRLRGRVLKGEVHDENAWFMGGVAGHAGLFSTAADLAVYAQMWLNKGSFNGVRVLSPLTVELATRNHTQGLNECRGLGWALNCRPCSCGDLMSPRAYGHTGFTGTSLWIDPELGIFIVLLTNRVHPTRENQCIQRARRLIHNAVLASIVQVQTVKNGAILRASP from the coding sequence ATGCTCCCCAGCGGTAGGCCCGAGGAGCACGGCTTCGACCCTGAGAGGCTGGCCACGGTCGATCACCTTCTAACGCGCCTGGTTGAGGCCGGCTGCTTCCCCGGTGCCGTCCTGCTCGTGGCGAGGAGCGGTAGGGTGGTCTTGCGTAGGGCCTACGGGTACTCCCAGTTATTCCCCGAGAAGCGCCCCATGACTACAGACGCGGTCTTCGATCTAGCCAGCTTGACGAAGGTTGTCGCCACAACGCCGGTCGTCTTAAGGCTCGTGGAGAGGGGTGAGCTGAGCCTCGACGACCCGGTTTCCACGTACTTCCCAGCCTTCAGTAGCGGCTCGAAGGCCCGAGTGAGGGTTTGGCACCTGCTCACGCACACTTCAGGCTTACCGGCCCACCTCCCCCTCTACTCCCTCCTGTCGAGGAGGGAGGAGGTCTACAGCTATGTTGCCAGCGTGAACCTTGAGTACGAGCCCGGCTCAAAGGTTGTCTACAGCGACCTGGGCTTCATCCTGCTCGGCCGCATAATCGAGATGGTGACGGGAGAGAGCCTAGACAGGGTGGTTAGCGAGCTGGTGCTCAAGCCTTTAGGGATGCGTGAGACAACCTTCAACCCAGAGGGGGATCTCAAGGAGCGGGCCGTTGCGACGGAGTTCTGCAGGCTGAGGGGTAGGGTTCTGAAGGGTGAAGTTCACGACGAGAACGCCTGGTTCATGGGGGGCGTGGCTGGCCACGCGGGCCTCTTCTCCACAGCGGCCGACCTAGCCGTCTACGCGCAGATGTGGCTCAACAAGGGCTCCTTCAACGGTGTGAGGGTTCTAAGCCCGTTAACTGTGGAGCTCGCCACGAGAAACCACACGCAGGGCCTCAACGAGTGCCGCGGCCTCGGTTGGGCTCTCAACTGCAGGCCCTGCAGCTGCGGCGACTTGATGTCACCCAGAGCGTACGGCCACACGGGTTTCACAGGGACATCCCTCTGGATCGACCCGGAGCTCGGCATCTTCATCGTTCTGCTGACCAACCGCGTGCACCCGACTAGGGAGAACCAGTGCATACAGAGGGCTAGAAGGTTGATCCACAACGCGGTTTTAGCATCCATTGTGCAGGTGCAAACCGTCAAGAATGGCGCCATTCTAAGGGCAAGCCCATAA
- a CDS encoding putative zinc-binding protein: MNTEGILKNNGGNDRGKPKKLADEYKDAATPKILPPCHKVAEHENIVWVCDGAANVGQIGHAVGVLLTNMGKARMCCITAVAAGSKPHLEIAEKAKRNIVINGCGNRCASKVLEKAGKRIDYEIDISKYLQKVPTLDIYEADVKKIAKIVIDEAKI, translated from the coding sequence ATGAATACTGAAGGGATTCTGAAGAATAACGGAGGAAATGATCGGGGAAAACCAAAGAAATTAGCCGACGAGTATAAAGATGCTGCAACACCTAAGATTCTTCCACCTTGCCATAAGGTTGCCGAGCATGAAAATATCGTTTGGGTTTGCGACGGAGCAGCTAACGTTGGCCAAATAGGGCATGCGGTAGGCGTTCTGCTTACAAACATGGGTAAGGCTAGAATGTGCTGCATAACCGCTGTTGCGGCAGGCTCAAAGCCACACTTGGAAATTGCAGAAAAAGCAAAAAGGAACATTGTCATAAACGGGTGTGGCAACCGCTGCGCCTCAAAAGTCCTGGAGAAAGCTGGGAAAAGAATCGACTACGAAATTGACATATCCAAATACCTGCAAAAAGTACCCACACTTGACATCTACGAGGCAGACGTCAAGAAAATAGCCAAAATAGTAATCGACGAAGCAAAAATATAG
- the larC gene encoding nickel pincer cofactor biosynthesis protein LarC — MRALLIDASVSGVSGDMLTAALLDMGADVNRLHELASALPSVLDGVRGFKVSLERVERAGVRAVRLDLRIDETEAERGFPDFYVALERLRSTLNLSDYVYERARAALKLMEEAEAAVHGGGGVHLHELASADTLFDVVAAPLLIESLGLAGCRVMATPVAVGGGPVRTAHGLVSSPAPATREILRLRGIPFRLGPVEGELATPTGVAVLAALADEFLAETPVLEVARVGYGAGSRDYGVQPLIAYEVKLTGGELRDRVAVLETNVDDVDGELLAYARDLLMERGALDVYTIPAVGKKGRPAFIVQVLAEPARARELAQLMMMELGTLGVRWTVVDRLKLRRETVEVEVSGERVRAKIAYDGEGRIVRVKPEAADLERYSRRKGVSLREAREQFLKAFGESSSRQG, encoded by the coding sequence ATGCGAGCGCTCCTGATTGACGCATCGGTCTCCGGCGTTTCAGGCGACATGCTCACCGCCGCCTTGCTGGACATGGGGGCTGACGTAAACCGGCTACACGAGCTGGCCTCCGCGCTACCCTCCGTCCTTGATGGGGTGCGCGGCTTCAAAGTCTCGCTCGAGAGAGTGGAAAGGGCTGGAGTTCGGGCCGTCAGGCTGGATCTGAGGATCGATGAGACCGAAGCGGAAAGGGGGTTCCCAGACTTCTACGTTGCTCTCGAAAGGCTCCGCTCGACTCTCAACCTCTCAGACTACGTCTACGAGAGAGCTCGGGCGGCTCTCAAGCTCATGGAGGAGGCTGAGGCGGCCGTGCACGGTGGCGGTGGGGTGCACCTCCACGAGCTGGCTTCTGCTGACACCCTGTTCGACGTTGTTGCAGCCCCGCTCCTAATCGAGAGTCTAGGGTTGGCGGGGTGCAGGGTGATGGCTACACCCGTAGCGGTCGGCGGCGGCCCCGTTAGGACGGCGCACGGGCTCGTCTCATCACCGGCACCTGCTACGAGGGAGATCCTGAGGCTAAGGGGGATTCCCTTCCGGCTTGGGCCCGTGGAGGGGGAGCTGGCGACGCCAACCGGGGTTGCGGTGCTCGCCGCGCTAGCCGACGAGTTTCTGGCTGAAACGCCGGTGCTCGAGGTTGCGAGAGTTGGCTACGGGGCGGGGTCGAGGGATTACGGGGTTCAACCCCTGATCGCCTACGAGGTGAAGCTGACCGGCGGCGAGCTTCGCGATAGGGTCGCCGTGCTGGAGACGAACGTTGATGACGTGGACGGAGAGCTCCTCGCCTACGCGAGGGACCTCCTGATGGAGAGGGGGGCTTTGGACGTTTACACGATCCCAGCGGTGGGGAAGAAGGGGAGACCCGCGTTCATAGTGCAGGTGCTAGCGGAGCCCGCTCGAGCCCGAGAGCTGGCACAGCTCATGATGATGGAGCTCGGCACGCTGGGCGTCCGCTGGACCGTGGTCGACAGGTTGAAGCTCAGGCGCGAAACCGTTGAAGTCGAGGTCTCAGGGGAGCGCGTGCGAGCGAAGATCGCGTACGACGGGGAGGGGAGGATCGTTAGGGTGAAACCAGAGGCGGCCGACCTCGAGCGGTACTCGAGGCGGAAGGGCGTAAGCCTTAGGGAGGCGCGGGAGCAGTTCCTCAAGGCCTTCGGGGAGAGCTCGAGTAGGCAGGGCTAA
- a CDS encoding BadF/BadG/BcrA/BcrD ATPase family protein: protein MGERRLIVAVDGGGSGSRALLFGCDGSVLSLHKGPPLNYAVLGPTAFTANLGLLLRPVSEFSGAIEGYVFSLAGVSAYRGEVEQLLRRELGVERVWLLTDVEAAYMAAARGRDAIVVSAGTGSFAYGRRAGREARVGGWGYLFGDEGSAYWIGREFVRRCLMHYDGRLAEGELSLKLLLEELHAPNVRDALAKLYREYTSPSRVAELAKVACKAAEMGCPMALDLIGDAARLLEQMVSAVAEQLGFTGEVDVYGTGGVIIGCKPLAEALRREVESKPGRRFHVRPAPPLLGCVLHYLHSVKGLGVDELEKVNLEIPTEDY from the coding sequence GTGGGGGAGAGGCGCCTAATAGTGGCTGTGGACGGTGGGGGCAGCGGGTCGAGAGCCCTCCTTTTCGGCTGCGATGGGAGCGTGCTCTCCCTGCACAAGGGGCCCCCGTTGAACTACGCGGTCCTGGGGCCTACAGCCTTCACCGCGAACCTGGGGTTGCTGCTGAGACCCGTTTCTGAGTTTTCCGGCGCGATCGAAGGGTACGTCTTCAGCCTAGCGGGGGTATCGGCGTACAGGGGGGAGGTTGAGCAGCTGCTGCGAAGGGAGCTCGGCGTGGAGCGCGTCTGGCTTCTCACGGACGTTGAAGCGGCGTACATGGCCGCTGCTCGCGGGCGGGATGCCATCGTGGTTTCAGCTGGAACCGGCTCCTTCGCCTACGGGAGGAGGGCTGGCAGGGAGGCGAGGGTTGGTGGCTGGGGCTACCTGTTCGGTGACGAGGGGAGCGCCTACTGGATCGGTAGGGAGTTCGTCCGCAGGTGCTTGATGCACTACGACGGCAGGCTGGCGGAGGGTGAGCTCTCCCTAAAGCTCCTCCTGGAGGAACTCCACGCACCCAACGTCAGGGACGCTCTGGCGAAGCTGTACAGGGAGTACACGTCCCCCAGCAGGGTTGCGGAGCTGGCGAAGGTTGCTTGCAAGGCTGCTGAGATGGGGTGCCCGATGGCTCTCGACCTGATCGGGGACGCTGCCCGGCTGCTGGAGCAGATGGTTTCAGCGGTTGCTGAGCAGTTGGGCTTCACGGGGGAGGTAGACGTCTACGGGACCGGAGGGGTGATCATCGGCTGCAAGCCTCTTGCGGAGGCCTTGAGGCGCGAGGTTGAGTCGAAGCCGGGGAGGAGGTTCCACGTGAGGCCCGCACCACCCCTGCTCGGCTGCGTCCTGCACTACCTCCACTCTGTCAAGGGTCTTGGCGTGGACGAATTGGAAAAGGTGAACCTTGAAATACCAACTGAGGATTACTGA
- the murQ gene encoding N-acetylmuramic acid 6-phosphate etherase, translated as MGEGTFELLARLETEQRNPISERLSELPTIEILRIINEEDKKVAYAVERALPEIAKLVDTILEAIRSGGRWIYVGAGTSGRLAAIDVAELLSTYNVGPETVEALVAGGPGAMVRPIEGAEDDEEMAVRELKARRIREGDVVVGISASGRTPYVVSALRYAKSVGAKTAIITSVENSPACEYADIKIVLRTGPEVVTGSTRMKAGTAQKMVLTMISTAVMVRLGKVHGNLMISLQPVSGKLRERAKRILMMEAGIDYRSASEILEKANYNLPAAIVMAVAGVSYEEALRYLERANYIPVKAIELAKGGRVEG; from the coding sequence GTGGGCGAGGGGACTTTCGAGCTGCTCGCGCGCCTCGAGACGGAGCAGAGGAACCCTATCAGCGAGAGGCTCAGCGAGCTGCCGACGATAGAGATCCTTAGGATCATCAACGAGGAGGACAAGAAGGTCGCCTACGCGGTGGAGCGCGCGCTACCCGAGATCGCCAAGCTCGTCGATACGATCCTGGAGGCGATCAGGAGCGGGGGGCGCTGGATCTACGTGGGGGCTGGGACGAGCGGGAGGCTCGCGGCAATCGATGTGGCTGAGCTCCTCTCCACCTACAACGTGGGGCCGGAGACCGTCGAAGCTCTCGTGGCGGGCGGCCCTGGAGCAATGGTGAGGCCGATTGAGGGGGCGGAGGACGATGAGGAAATGGCGGTGAGAGAGCTGAAAGCTAGGAGGATACGCGAGGGGGACGTCGTGGTCGGCATCAGCGCGAGCGGGCGGACCCCCTACGTTGTGTCAGCGCTCCGCTACGCGAAGAGCGTCGGGGCGAAAACGGCGATTATCACGAGCGTCGAGAACTCCCCCGCTTGCGAGTACGCCGACATAAAGATCGTCCTGAGGACGGGGCCGGAGGTGGTGACGGGCTCAACTCGTATGAAGGCGGGTACCGCGCAGAAGATGGTTCTAACGATGATCAGCACGGCTGTCATGGTGAGGTTGGGGAAGGTTCACGGGAACCTGATGATCTCCCTGCAGCCGGTCAGCGGGAAGCTCAGGGAGAGAGCGAAGAGGATACTCATGATGGAGGCCGGAATCGATTACCGGAGCGCCTCAGAGATTCTGGAGAAGGCCAACTACAACTTGCCGGCCGCCATCGTCATGGCGGTAGCGGGCGTCAGCTACGAGGAGGCTTTGCGCTACCTCGAGCGGGCGAACTACATCCCCGTGAAAGCGATAGAGCTGGCGAAGGGTGGTCGCGTTGAGGGTTAG
- the larB gene encoding nickel pincer cofactor biosynthesis protein LarB → MSVREVLEAVARGSISVEEAERRLRLLTLEIVGDYARLDVGRELRRGVPEIVLGDVKRVGELVEIIRRKLPAAGRVIVSRVGRRKVEAIIGELKPASYRYEERARILVVYGEGFQPRKTGGRVAVLSGGTADIPVAEEARVIAEEMGCEVRCWYDVGVAALHRAIQAVREALEWGADAMIVAAGREAALASVVASLADVPVVGLPVSVGYGFAGQGLSALASMLQSCPLGLAVVNIDAGVAAGVFAAMVANAVARARAAGSKGGGS, encoded by the coding sequence ATGAGTGTCAGGGAGGTTTTGGAGGCGGTAGCGAGAGGTTCGATCAGCGTGGAGGAGGCTGAGAGGAGGCTCCGCCTGCTCACCCTGGAGATCGTTGGGGACTACGCGAGGCTGGACGTGGGTAGGGAGCTGCGGAGGGGGGTTCCTGAAATCGTGCTAGGCGACGTGAAGAGGGTGGGCGAGTTAGTCGAGATCATCAGGAGGAAGCTACCAGCCGCAGGCAGAGTGATCGTGAGCAGGGTTGGTAGGAGGAAGGTTGAAGCCATCATCGGGGAGTTGAAGCCGGCTAGCTACAGGTACGAGGAGAGGGCCAGAATCCTCGTCGTGTACGGAGAGGGCTTCCAGCCGCGCAAGACGGGTGGGCGTGTGGCGGTGTTGAGCGGCGGGACCGCCGACATACCCGTCGCTGAGGAGGCCAGGGTCATAGCGGAGGAAATGGGCTGCGAAGTCAGGTGCTGGTACGACGTGGGCGTCGCGGCGCTGCACAGGGCTATCCAAGCGGTCAGGGAGGCGCTGGAGTGGGGGGCTGACGCCATGATCGTCGCCGCGGGCCGGGAGGCGGCTCTCGCCTCCGTGGTGGCGAGCCTAGCCGACGTGCCCGTCGTGGGACTGCCAGTGTCCGTGGGATACGGCTTCGCTGGCCAAGGGTTGAGCGCTCTCGCCTCCATGCTCCAGTCCTGCCCCCTCGGCCTAGCCGTTGTGAACATCGACGCTGGGGTGGCAGCCGGGGTTTTCGCAGCCATGGTGGCTAACGCAGTGGCGAGAGCTAGGGCGGCAGGGAGTAAAGGTGGTGGCTCGTGA
- a CDS encoding DUF554 domain-containing protein gives MLGTIVNAAAVVAGSIGGLALRRQVPKGALELLREAVGLFTLALGASMALEKANPIIVVFSLLLGALLGHFVRLEERMSSLASRAGGSGFAEGLMTAFLTYCVGPMTVVGSIMDGMGDPSIILTKSVMDGTVSIAYAATLGWGVMASALPLLAFQGSLALLGWLLKASLPPSSVSTLTVCGGVPLLGVGINLLNLRRVRVGDLLPSLLFALLLPLMVPG, from the coding sequence GTGCTCGGCACGATTGTTAACGCGGCTGCCGTCGTCGCGGGCTCGATCGGTGGGTTGGCCTTGAGGAGGCAGGTTCCGAAGGGCGCGCTGGAGCTCTTGAGGGAGGCTGTGGGCCTCTTCACCTTAGCCCTCGGGGCGAGCATGGCCTTGGAGAAGGCCAACCCGATCATAGTGGTCTTCTCCCTTCTGCTGGGCGCGCTCCTCGGCCACTTCGTCAGGCTGGAGGAGCGCATGTCGTCGCTGGCATCCAGGGCCGGGGGCTCGGGGTTCGCGGAGGGCTTGATGACAGCCTTTCTCACCTACTGCGTGGGGCCGATGACGGTTGTGGGCTCGATCATGGACGGGATGGGCGATCCCTCCATCATCCTGACGAAGTCCGTGATGGACGGCACGGTTTCGATAGCCTACGCTGCCACGCTCGGCTGGGGCGTAATGGCGAGCGCACTCCCCCTACTCGCCTTTCAAGGTTCCCTCGCCCTGCTCGGTTGGCTCCTCAAGGCTTCGCTGCCCCCAAGCTCGGTTAGCACGCTAACCGTGTGCGGAGGTGTCCCCCTGCTCGGGGTAGGGATCAACCTGCTCAACCTGAGGCGTGTCAGAGTTGGGGACCTGCTCCCCTCTCTCCTCTTCGCACTGCTACTTCCTCTGATGGTCCCAGGGTAG